A stretch of DNA from Nitrospira sp. KM1:
AACCCGCAGGGTGTTGGGCGCTCCTTCATAGGTCGGGGGCCAGATGCGCCGTTCGGGGTCTTGGGGCCGCAGGTAGACGACCGGATACCATTGATTGATATCGGGAGCGGTCGGCCGATCAAGGGTCGCCCATCCCCTGCCTTCCGCCTGCAGGAGTGTCTTGTTGTCTTTCAAATCCAAAAGAGCCAGTTCCAACAATGACCAGTTGTCACGCCGGTACCCCGGTTGAGCGTGTGTCGTCCAACCCAAAAATACCGTGACCGGATATTCCTGCTCGGTGCTGGACACGACCACGACCACAAGATACTCGAGTCGTCGTTGCCGCGCGAGATCGGTAAACTGCTGCCAATCGCCGTTCGGCTGCGGTCGAATGTGATCGGCCGGTACGATTTCCTTGATCATCACCGGAAGAGCGCGTTCGATGTCCTGTTTGAGATTTTCCCCCAGTCGGACCAACGCTTCATCTGGCAAGTTTGGCGCAGCCCCCGCCTCAGAAGTATCAGACACCAATACGAGCCCGGCCTGAATGGGCCGTGGTTCGACGTTCAATAGAGATTCGGCTCCGCTTGCCCGATCCGAAGAAACGTAGTCGCCTATTCGCGTTGGGGGGACGTCTGAGGCGCAGGAAACGAGTAGACTGAACCCGCCGAGAATGCCTATCGTTCGAAGCAAGTGGCGCATCACTCACCTCCCTGTTGAGGGCGCTGACGCACGAATCTCATTTTGATGTTGACACCCACAGATATACGTTCGCTCCCCCCATGTTGTGCTGTCAAGCCTGACCGCGGCCTCTTGTAATCCTTCAGTGGGTCCGTTACGGTACGACCTCGGATCGACCGCACGGCCCAGAGGTTTTGGGCCCAACCAAAGAAGGTGGCTTGAGATGGTGTCCAAGCACCAGTCGACGTTCAAGAGCCTTTCGGTCATCGTCCCCGCCCACAATGAAGCCGCGAGAATTGGGCCTTATCTTGATCGGATCACGAACTACCTCAACGCTCAAGGCCGTTGGTACGAATTGGTGGTCGTCGATGATGGAAGCCGCGATGCGACCGCATCGATCGTGCGGGGCTTTGCTGCGAACCGCCCGGAGGTCAAATTACTCCGCCTTGCCACAAGAAAAGGAAAGGGCGCGGCCGTTCGGCGGGGAATGCAAGCGGCGACCGGTTCGTTGAAACTCTTCACCGATGCAGACGGCGCCACCCCCATTGATGAACTGAGCCGGCTGGAACACGCGATCGAACAGGGAGCGGATCTCGCGATCGGCTCCCGCGCACTTGCCTCCCGCTCGCAGGAGTTTCGAGTTCAGGCTAAACTCTACCGGACCTGGCTAGGAGGACTCTTCAACTTCGCGGTACATCAATTGGGCATTGCCGGAATCAGCGACACCCAATGCGGATTCAAATTGTTCCGCCAGAAGGCGGCGGAGGATTTGTTTTCGGTCGCCACCATCAATGGCTATGGATTCGACCTCGAAGTGTTGTACATCGCCCAACGGCGCCCGTACCGGATTGCCGAAGTTCCCGTCAATTGGTGCGATCAACCAGGTTCAAAAGTGCGCGTGATACGGGACGGGGCGGCCATGCTTCGAGAACTGCTGCTCATCAAGCACAACTATGATACGGGACGATACGAGGCAGGCTTATCTTCGGCCGATTTTTCGCGGGCCCAATCGACAGAGCGTGAAGTGTCATTTAATAAGTAACCGGCATCCTTACCTCCGACAGCAGCGAATAGATCGAAACCTTCTCGTCTTCATACATTTTCTTCCATTCGGGCTCGCGTGCTAATGCCGCATCCAAAAGGGTGTCGCGTCGAACCACTGCCCAATCGACGGCATATTTGTCCAGCACCGCCAATCCGGCGGTCGTACCTGCCGTGAGCGCCATGTAATCTTCAAAGATCCTGCGCTTCCCCACATGCCAGGCCGGCATCCGCCCATCGATGAAAATCTTTTCGTTCGGCAACCACCAGAGCAGAAACCCGCCATACTGATAATCGTTATAGAGACGTTGTCCCAGGTTTGCGCGGTGCGATTGAATCCAATCGACGGCTTCAATTGGGTAAGACGTTCGATGAAAAAATTGCTTCGGATACCGGCCCGATTCGACTACATGCCGGAGATGGTCCGGACCCAACCATAGGATGAACAGACCCGTCACCATGGTAACGGCCGCGATAGACCACCTATCACGTTGACGGTCGGCGATCACGAACGATCGCAGCTGTTGAAGACCGGCGGTAACCAACTCGGCGCAGAGTGAAAGACTCAGGAGAAGAAAGAGTGGGATATTCCGCATGTGCCGCCACGACAACATGAGAAATATGCCTAAAAGGAACCAGCGGACTGGTTCAACGCGGCGATACCACAAGAGCATCCCGGCAGTGAGACCGCCCAGATACCATACGAAACTCCGGCCCGCGACTGAATCGATTGCCGGTGGTTGCCATTCCTGTAAGGTCGCCAACATGAATTGGTCCGAGAGCGAGGACAATATTTCTTCGTACAGACGCCACCCATAAGGATTGATGAAGGTGACGAGAATGGAGATCCCTAGAACGATAGACAGCCGTATCAGGCTTGCCTTCGAAGGAACCGCTTCGTCCAGACGAACCGCCAATTTTGAGTTTCGAGTGACGATCCACCGCATGAAGGATGATGCGCCCGCGTAGAGCCCCAGGAGAAAGATCCCGGCAAGAAATCCACCGTGGAGATTACTCCATAGGAGAAACAAGCATGGGATCCCCCAGTAGGTGGATGCCTCGGACCAAGTTGAAAGCATCCGAAGCAGCAATGCGAGGCCGAGGAGGGAAATCAATTGAGTTCTGGCTCCCAAGTACGGCAGCGCGGTCCAGAGAGATAAGACGCAGGCCATATAACGGCCGGCAGGCAGACTTGCTGTGAGATCGGCCGCTAGCATCCATGCACCGGCGGTGACGGCTCCGAACAGGATAATGACCCCGAGACCCCCGCTGTGGTCGTACACAATGCCTATCAGGATGTCCGACAGCCATGCGTGCTCCACCCAGGGCCAGTCGGGCATGGTGTGCGAATAAGGATCGACCGGCGGCGGGAGGAATCCGCGGCTCATGAGATCCAACCCGGTGCGCAGATGCCAGCCGAAATCCGGCTCGGTCAACGGTTGCAGAACGAAATTCAGCACGATCACGCCGAGGAGGAGCAGCAGAGGAGTCGCCCGCAAAGAACGATCGGACGCTCCTTCGATCGCGGGCCGCTTCATCCGACGCGATGAACCAGAGGCCGTGAGGCCAGCAGATTGCCCATGACTAACCAGTCGACATCAGTGCGTAGGAAACAGCGAACCGCGTCCGCCGGCGTACAGACAATCGGCTCGTTGACATTGAATGAAGTGTTGAGGAGGACAGGAACTCCTGTGCGCCGGTCGAATGCTTCGAGAAGCGCCCGATATCGCGGATTCGACTCATCCACTGTTTGGACTCTTGCAGTCCCGTCCACGTGGAGGACTGCTGGAATCGACCCTTTGGCGGCTGCCAGGACCGGCGCAGTGAACGCCATAAATGGCGATGGACACGGAAGATCGAAAAATTCGTGAACCCGTTCCTTCAGCACGGAGGGCGCGAACGGACGAAATGGTTCACGAAGTTTGACCTTGGCATTGATCAGTGCCCTCATGTCCTCTCGGCGAGGATCCGCGAGCAGGCTTCGGTTTCCCAAAGCTCTCGGTCCCCATTCCATCCGGCCCTGAAACCAGCAGACCAGCCGCCCATTGGCAAGTTCACCGGCCACCTTGTCGAAGAGCATGTCGTCCGGAAGGTGCTCAATACAAAGACCGGCTCCTTCCAATTCGCGGCGGCATACGGCATCATCGTACTCGGGTCCCCAGGCTGCTGACTTCATGGGCGTGCGGTCGGCGTCCGCTCCGCGCCGGCTGCTCAACCATAGCGCCGCCCCAAGTGCAGCCCCGGAATCTCCCGCCGCGGGTGGAACATACACCTCACGAAATCCGGCTTCCCGGAATATCCGTGAATTCGCGACGCAGTTGTACGCCACGCCACCGACAAGACAAAGCCTGTCGTCGCGAGTCGAGGCCTTCAGGTGGCGCGCGAGATGCAACAACGTATTTTCAATGACCAGTTGTGCACTGGCTGCCATGTCGCGATGGCGCTGAGTCACATCTTCACCCGGTAACCTCGCGGGACCGAACAGATCGACGAACTGTCGGACAAAAATACGTTCTCGTGCGAGATGAAAATCCAATAGTCCCGTGTTGAGCTGAAACGCTCCGTCGGGCAAGAGCTTGAGCACTTCAGATCCGAGTTGCCGGGCAAAGAGAGGCTCGCCGTAAGCGGCCAGGCCCATCACAATATATTCGTCCTGGTCGGGCTTGAATCCCAGATAGGCAGTGATCGCGGCATAGAATTGTCCGAGCGAATGCGGCAGTCGTACCCGTTTGAGTATGTCAATGCGACGTGGACCAGCCCGAGCCAGCGTGGTCGTATGAGCCTCGGATGCACCGTCGGCCACGAGCACCGCGGAAGAATCGAACGGGGCGGTGAGCACGGCGCTGGCCGCATGGCAAATATGATGATCGAGAAAGACGGGAGCCGGACTGTGCGTGCCGTCGATCCGATTCGACAGCGTCCGCCGCAGAAGTGCGAGTTCCTTCCACTCGACGGACCGCTCGGCGCTCCTCTTTCCCTTCACCAGAAACAGTTGGGGAGACCGCAGCATGGAGCCGACGGCGAGACCCACCCGTCGGCCGATCTGCCAGAATTTCCACGGCACCGCCACAGCATCGAGGTCGCAAAGTCGCACGCCTGCCTGTTGCAAACAATACCGGATTGCTCCTACCGGCAAGGCGGTGACATGCTTGGTCCGTGCGAACCGCTCTTCTTCCGCCGCGGCAATGATCCGGCCGTTGTCCACCAGAGCCGCCGCTGCGTCACGCATGTTCGACAAACCCAAGACGACCATCCGCGGTAGGATAGAGGAGCCGGAATGCTCTGACAAGTTGCTTTCAGCCAGTGATTCCGGTACGGTTGGTGACCTTCCATGCTGACAGGCCGGTGTATCGTTCGGGCTAGAATCAGGACATCCTCTCCCTTTATGAATGCCTGGCGTCTCACGCTCATTCTCGGCGGGTTTGTCTGGTACGGCTGTGCAAGCCAGGTCGAGCTGCCCAATCTCGGGCCTCGTCTCTCCCAGACGGCTTCACTCGAATTATCCAAGTCATTGACTGAAGCGACAGTCGAATATGCCGATAATTGCGGCCATCTCCAAATTTTTGATATCGGCACCCCTCTGGAGGATGCCCTGGTCGAAACGGCGAACCGAACTTTCAAAACGGTGGTTTTGCCGGGATCCAGCGCAAAGCCTGACGTCATGGTACATGTCAAACTGGTCCAAAATTCGTTCGTTCTTCGAATGGACGGTCTGTATGACAGGGCACCGACGGAACTGCAACTCGGGGGTCTCGTCTCCTATACCGACCAGGCCGGCAATCTGATCGGGGAGCAAGACATCCAGGTGATGTGGAAGGACCGGGTCCGCATCGAACCCATGCAAAAGAATTGCGATTATGTGCTGGCTCCCTTCGTTCGGAACGCCGCCCGGGAATTTGCCCTCAGGTTTTCCGAAGGAGCCAGAAGCAAGCTCGACTCGGGGCGCGCACCAATCGCCCCGGGGCAGCTCGAAACCGTCAAGCCCACCGCGGCAACAGCCGCGGCAACGGGAGCGGTCGCGGCGACAGGCCTGGCTGCGACATCCGCATCGGCAATTTCGTTCAAAGCGACCCTGTTGGATGAAAATAGCAATCTGATCCTCGAAGGGGGTGAGCGGATTCGCGTGCGCGTCGATGTCGTCAATACAGGAGATCAGGAATTACAGCGCGCGGCCGCGACCATCAGCGGCACCCCGTCGCTCACTGCCCAGTTTCCAGCCACGACTCTGTCCGTGGGCCGGCTACAGCCAGGACAATCCCGGTCGCTCGAATTTGCCGCGACGCTTCCCCAATCCGTGCAGCCTCAGAAAGGTGAGATTCATGTCACGGTCGCAGACCCGGCCGTCCCATCGCCACCTTCTCAACTCCTTAGTTTGACGATTCAACCGACAGGCATGAAAACCGACGACGTGGACCATGTGCCCGCCGCGGCGGACGGATTCAGACGGCCTCAGACCTATCTGTTGTCGATCGGAGTCGGTTCCTATCGCGACCAACAGCTGTCCACGAGAAAATACGGCGCGTCCGATGCTGAAATGGTGGCCACCTATTTTCAGTCTTTAGGGGGCATACCTGCCTCAAACGTTCGTCTGCTCCAGGACTGGAAAGCATTGCGACCCGATATCGATGAAGCTTTGTTGGATTGGTTGCCAGGCCGTGTGACCAAGGATTCAGTCGTCCTGATCTATTTCGCCGGATCCGCCGCGGTCGGCCCGTCTGGTGATGTGTTCTTGATTCCCTACGACGGCAGTCTGTCTACCACGTCGAGAGCCTACCCATTGAAAGACCTCGAAGCCGCACTGGGCCGATTGAAAGCAAAGCAGACGATTTTATTTTTCGATGGAACGGTATTTCGGTTTGGATCTGAAACGAAAGGGAAACCCGCGGCGCCCCTCTGGCATCCACCCGGCAGCGGGACGACAAAGGTCATTGCAATCAATGGATTGGGGCGTGCGCTCGAAGACGAAAAACACCGACATGGGTTGTTTACGTATTATCTGTTGCGCGCGCTGAGGGGAGACTCCGATACGAACAGGGATGCCGAAGTCACACTTGGAGAAACTATCGCCTATGTCAGTCAAAAAGTGCTGTGGGCCTCGAAGACACAGTATAGCCAAGAACAGCGCCCAATCACGACTCCGCCCATGAAACCCACCGATACTGCCGGTGCACTGATATTGTCCAGACTGGCGGCCATCAAATCGGTCGAAACGCCTTGAGCGAATCTCGAGCCTACTCGGGAAGACAAAAAAATGGGGCAGGGAACTGACTTCCCTGCCCCATCACTCTGACCCGAGCAGTCTCAATTAGTCTGCGCTCTTGCAGAAGCTCCGCTCGTAGTTGATGATCGTCCAGGCTTCTTCTTCGTTGATCGCGGCAGGAATCAAGGAGACCATTCCGGTGCCCGCGCTGCCGTTCTTAATCACCCAGAACAGCTCACCGTCTTTCCGCTTCTTGTGGAACTTGCAGTTTGTGAAATCCCGAGGACTGGGATTCAGGATCGCGCCCGCAGGACCGTCGCCCTTTCCTTCCTTCCCGTGACAGTTGAAGCAGGTACCTTTTCCTTCGAACAGAGCCTTGCCCTTGGCAATGCTTTCCGGAGTCGATGCCACGGGGTTCTTCAGTGCCTTGGCATCCGCAATCTGATCAGCCGGCACACGGGGCTTCGTCGGATCTTTTTCTTCGGCTCCCACCACGGTGGCTGACAACATCAGCACGGCTGCGCTGATTCCCAACAACATAGAAAACTTTCCCATCAGAAATCCTCCTTTGTATTATGACCCCACTGCATATTCAGTGGCTCGCGCCGCCAACATATCGACAAAAAGGCAAAAAACCGTGGGGACTATAGCAATGGCGCTCTGGGAATGTCAAGCAATTCGACTGTGATTACGCTGTCTTGCGCGACAATTCGCGTAAGACGGCTTACCGCTCTGAGCTCCCTCACCTCCTCCCCGCACGACTCATGAATCAAGGGTTGTGCCATCTATGCTCAGATCTATCTGTTCGATATTTCATTCGGTTGCAGGACAGGCCTCATAATAGTCTTGCGTGATCTCTTGCGCCAGAGACATGTTTGGACCTCAGATCACGCCTCCGCGCCCCAGTGTCTGCTTGCCAAGAAGAATGAATGGGAAAGGAAAGAATCTTACAAGATCGACTGATGGAATAGCCGGGAGAATCTTCGAGCTTATCGCTTGAGGACGATATCGCGGGCCACTTTTCCGCTCGGACCGAATGACCTTTGCGGTTTACCGTTGAGCTCGGCCTTGACCCCTCCCGCATTGCCAAGCGTCAATAGGAATTGCTCTTGGCCTTTCCACTTCGCCTTTTCGCCGGGACGGAGCAAGGCCTCCTGTGGATTTCCCCCGTCAACCTGGATGACGATCCAGCTTAGCTCGGTTGCTTCGAGATCGAGCACCAGCTGATCGGCTGTTTCAACCGCCGGGCCCTCCAATGACAGACCTCCGAGCGGGCCGTCACCGCCGATTGGGGGAGGAGTAGGAGGAACGGAGGGGTTGATTGCCGGAGGGGATGTTGGAATCGGAGCCTGGACACGAGCCGATGTAGTTTCTGGCTTGACTGGCAAAATCGGCGCGTGGGTGTCCGGTGCTTTGGGTTTGGTCGAGGCCACGGAGGCTTCCTGTTCCTGCCGTGGCGGAGCGTCCGGTTGGCTGTCCCGGTTGGCACTGACCGGTGCCGGGCGTTTACTAGACGGAGTTGGGGTGTCTGTGCCGGAGCGATGCACCAAGAGGGAAGTCTGTTCACGACTCAGCAGGAATATCAGCGTCAGAATGGCGATGCCGATGGCAATCGCGACCGCTTTGCGATTGGCCTGACGCTTGCGCTCCTCTTGGACCTGCCGAACCTTCAGCCGCTCTCGCTCGTCCTGCTTTTCATAGAAGGCGCCGGCGGACTGCGTAAACCGGTGAATGGCGTCCTCTTCATCCAGCCCCAGCGATCGGGCATAGGATCTGACGAATCCCCGTGCAAAGACTTGATCCGGGAGCTTTGCAAAATTACCCTCTTCGAGCGCCTTCACGAAGTCGGACCGGATTCTCGTCTTGGAGGCGACCTCTTCGATGGTCAATCCCTTGGTCTCTCGTACCTGTCTGAAAAATTCTCCGATCGATTCCATGATGTGCTCAGGGTTTCAACTTGGCGAGGATGTCCTTCGCGGCCGACCCGAATTCTCCATTTTTGTCCATGATGGTGACTTTCGTCAGTGTTTCTCTCGCGCGACGTTCAAACCCCAATTTGTAATAGACGCGTCCAAGTTCCAGATTGGACATGACCGGAGGAACATTGGGCGGATTGACGACGAGCGCGTCCTCGAACGCTTCCATAGCCCCCTGTAAGTCGCCTTCGTGCGCCAAGGCTCTACCGAGATGAAACCGGGCGAGATCGGGGGTGGAATACAACGGATTGCTGAGGGCGGTTCGAAACGACGCAATCGCTTCCTTCCATCGATCCTGGCTGATGAGCACCTGGCCTAGATAGGCATGCGCTTCTGAATAATGTTCGTCGATCTTGATCGCTTCCCGGAATTCTTGCTCAGCCTGAGCCATCTTTCCCTGGGACGCCAGAATATGGCCGAGCCCGTACCGGGCCTCTTTGTTATCGGGATTCAATTGTACCGCCCGTTGAAACGATACGTATGCTTTCTGCCGGTCGGTATCTAAACTGGCGAGTCCCTCCTGATAATACCCCTTCGATCTTTGTCGCGATTCCTCCGAGGTCGCACAACCCGCGACCGAACCGGCGAGAAGAACGAATCCCGCCGCCACCGCCGTCGCGGAACGCAACACGAGCCCTCTGGACTCACCTTTGCTCAACGAATGTCCTCAAAGTGCGTCAACTGCTTGAACGCTCTGAAACGGTCCTGGATCTCTTTGTAATCTAGAGTTCGTAAACGGTCAAGACTAAAGGCTTCTACGGTAAACGATGCCATCACGCTTCCGAAGATGATCGCTTGTTTGAACCCCTCAACGGTCCGATTTCCCGTGGCAGCCAAATACCCGAGAAATCCGCCGGCAAAGGTATCCCCAGCCCCCGTGGGATCTCGGACATCCTCAAGAGGAAAGGCCGGGGCGCCGAATATCTGTTTCTCGTTGAACATCAAGACGCCGTATTCGCCCCGCTTGATGATGAGATGCTTGGGACCTCTCGACAAAACTTTCTGCGCAACTTTGACAAGGTTCGACTCGCCTCCGAGCGCGCGCGCTTCCCCGTCGTTGATGATCAGAATATCGACCTTTTCGAGAACCTTCCACAGGGCTTCCTGCTTGCCGTTGATCCAAAAGTTCATGGTATCGCATGCGACCAGCGGAGGCCGTGGCAGCTTTTGCAGCACGTCGAGTTGCAGTTCCGGATCGATGTTTCCCAGGAATAGCACGTCGGGATTTCGATACGCATCGGGAATTTTCGGCCGAAAGGTTTCGAAGACGTTGAGTTTCGTGTCGAGGGTATGTGCCTCGTTGAGCTGGTGAGTATATTCCCCTTTCCACCTGAACGTGGCGCCAGGACGACGTTCAAGGCCTGTCAGGTTGATCTTGCGACCCTCGAGAAACGCAAGGTGCTGTGACGGAAAGTCCTCTCCGACCACCGCGATGAGATTGACCTGCGTGAAATAACTGGCCGAGGTTGAAAAATATGTAGCCGACCCGCCGAGAACTTCCTCCACTTCACCGAACGGCGTTTTCACCGTATCCAACGCGACAGAACCGACGACAAGCAAGGTACCCATGAGATCACCGTTTTCCTTTCGAGGGTGTTGGAAGAACCCGATTGGTCAGCAATGCGAGCTTCGTTCGAAGCTTCGGCGGAATCATATTGGGAGCCGTCACAATGGCGTGCGCCAACGCCTCCTGGCAGGCGCAATGCTCGACGGCACCGACGGAACCGATCGCAGCCGCCACGAGACGCTTGGCCAGCGAGACATTACGATGCAGGACGTTGAGAATCGCTTCTACGGTCACCGGCTCTTCCGATTCATGCCAGCAATCGAAATCCGTCACCAACGCGACCGTGGCATAGCAAAGCTCGGCCTCCCTGGCGAGCTTCGCCTCCGGAAGGTTCGTCATCCCAATGACACTGACACCCCATTGACGGTACAAGCGAGATTCGGCTTTGGTGGAAAACTGCGGCCCCTCGATGCACAAGTATGTCCCACCATGATGAACCGTGGCCTCATTCGTTCGGGCAGCCGCGGCAAGAGAGGCGCTCATCGAGGAACAGACCGGCTCTGCGAACGCCACGTGCGCCACCGCACCTCCTTCAAAAAAGGTCGAGGCACGGCGCTTCGTGCAATCAATAAACTGATCCGGCAAAACGACATCGCCCGGTGCAATGGATTCCTTCATGCTTCCAACCGCGCTGACAGAAATGACCCGCCGCACACCGAGAGATTTCAAGGCATAGATATTGGCTCGGTAGTTGATTTCGGACGGATTGAATCGGTGCCCTCTGCCGTGCCGTGAAAGAAATGCCACCCGTATGCCATTCAATTCTCCCAGCACCACGGCATCTGACGGACTTCCGAATGGGGTCTTGAGGCGTATCTCCTGCACCGCCTTCAGTCCGTCAATGGCATAGAGACCGCTCCCTCCGATGATACCGATCTGAGCCCGCGGCGCGCTGACTCGGGCCACTTTCATGCTCATGCTGCGTTCCACCTTTCTCAGCGGAATACTGCTTACACTGAATGGCTCAGTCCGGCGAGGAATCGATCGATTCGATCGGTCACGCGGGCCGCCGTGGTTTCCGGCAGTTCGTGGTCCTCGATCATCAACCATTCGACTTCGGGTTCCTGTCGGAACCATGTCAATTGCCGCTTGGCAAATCGCCGCGTGTCGCGCTTGAACTGTCTGACCATTTCGTCATAGTCGTACTCTCCAGCCAGATAAGCCGCCACCTGCCTGTAGCCCAAACCTTTCATGGCGGCGCAGTCGCGCCTGTAGCCCTGTGCCAATAGCTGTTGCGTCTCTTGGACAAACCCGCATTCCAATTGTCGGTCGATGCGGTCTTCTATCCTGCGGTAGAGGGCACTGCGGCTTCGATCGAGACCAACAATCAACGTGCAATAGGGCCGCTCCCCGAACGCGTGGGTACCGTGAAATTCCGACATGCGCCGGCCGGACAACTCATAGACTTCGATCGCGCGAAGCACCTTCGAGGTGTCCCGGGGATGGAGTTTCGATGCGTACACTGGGTCAATCTCCGCAAGTCTCGCAAAGAAAGCATCTCCCCCCTGTTCGTCGGCCTGTCGAAGCAGTTCCGACCGAAGGTACGGATCCGAGGGAGGAGCTTCGCATAATCCCTGCAGCAAGACCCGGACGTATAACCCGGTCCCGCCGACGAGAAGAGGAAGACGGCCTTGGCCGTGAAGGTCCCGAATGCACTCCGCCGCCATTCGCCGGAAAACGCCGGCATTGAACGATTCATCCGGATTCACAAGATCGATTAACCGATGGATGACTCCCTGCCGCTCATGCGGTAGAGGCTTATCTGTGCCGATATCCATCCGGCGATAGACCTGACGGGAATCGGCCGTAAGAATCTCACTGTCATAATGCTTGGCCACTTCGAGGGCAACGGAACTCTTTCCGACCGCCGTCGGGCCGAGAATCACGACCAGCGGCTTCCGCCACCGTTGTTCATCAGACAATCGATACATTGGATGCAACGCTGGTGCCGTCACGACCATCCGACCCGTCCGAATAATTTATCCAACTCATCGGTCGAAAGGCGGAAGGCTGTGCGTCGACCATGCGGACAGGTCATGATGAGACCTTCGTCGATCCAGTCGAGAACCAATTGGCGAATCTCCGCAAGCGCCATAGTTCTGCCGGCTCGTATCGCACTATGACATGCGAGGGACGCCAGCACAGACTGTATGCGATGCTCCAATGAGGGAGTTCGGTTCCACTGCGCCAGATCGTCCATCAGATCCTGGACAAACGAGACGGCATCGATCTTCCCCACACCGACCGGAACAGACATGATGGCCATAGAACCGCTGCCGAACGGCTCAATGATCAGCCCCAATGATGCAAGATCCTCAAGATGGTTCCCCAGCAGGGCGTACTGTGCCACTGGCAGTTCGACGGGGTTGGGGATCAGCAATGGTTGCGCCTGAAGATCATGGTCCTGCCACTTTCGCCAGAGTCGTTGGAACAGCACGCGTTCATGCGCGGTGTGTTGATCGATGACCTGAAGTTCCTGGCCGACGTGCGCCACCAGATATCGCTGCAACATCTGGCCAAGGGGGACCACGGAAATCGTCGACGAATACGCCCCCCCTGGCTCGTGTGCGAACTCAAGCTGTTCGTCGCTGGAGGACATCCGGTCATATGTCCTCGGCGTCGCATCTTGCGGGCCGGTTTGAGGCTGGTTTGGGTCATGGCGTTGGTCGCATGGTTTCGATGTGATCGAAGCCGTTGGCGTCACCTCTGCCGCAACGCCGGCGTGTTGGGTTCCCTTGATGCTCGTCCGTTCAGGGCCTGCGAGCGCGTGGCGCAAGGCATGACGAATCAACCGATGCACCATGTCGGGTTGCGAAAAACGGACTTCGCGCTTGGCAGGATGAACATTCACATCGACGCAATCCGGCTCGATCTCAAGAAAGAGCACATAGGTAGGATTCAAACCTTTGGCAAGGAAGGCGCCATACCCTTCAGTCACCGCGTGAAACACGGTGGCATTCCGCACCGGCCGACGATTCACAAACACATCTTGAGGAAGCTTGGAGGACTTGGCCCGGACAGGGTCCACCGCGACGCCTGACACGGCATACCCTGGAATCCGACCCCGTACGTCGAATGTCCGATCGAGAAACAGATGCCGATAGACCTGCAGAATTCTATCTCTGTCCGATGCCACGGACGGATAATTGAGGACTTCTTGGCCATTATGCAGCAGACGAAGGTGCACGGCTGGTCGAGCCAAACCGGCTTGTTGGACCACCTGATTGATGTGGGAGAACTCGGTCGGGACGGATCTGAGGAATTTTTTCCTGACGGGCTGATTGTAGAACAGGTCGGCCACCTCGATCATCGTGCCCTTGACGGCGGGAGCATCCCG
This window harbors:
- the mtnP gene encoding S-methyl-5'-thioadenosine phosphorylase; the protein is MKVARVSAPRAQIGIIGGSGLYAIDGLKAVQEIRLKTPFGSPSDAVVLGELNGIRVAFLSRHGRGHRFNPSEINYRANIYALKSLGVRRVISVSAVGSMKESIAPGDVVLPDQFIDCTKRRASTFFEGGAVAHVAFAEPVCSSMSASLAAAARTNEATVHHGGTYLCIEGPQFSTKAESRLYRQWGVSVIGMTNLPEAKLAREAELCYATVALVTDFDCWHESEEPVTVEAILNVLHRNVSLAKRLVAAAIGSVGAVEHCACQEALAHAIVTAPNMIPPKLRTKLALLTNRVLPTPSKGKR
- the miaA gene encoding tRNA (adenosine(37)-N6)-dimethylallyltransferase MiaA, translated to MTAPALHPMYRLSDEQRWRKPLVVILGPTAVGKSSVALEVAKHYDSEILTADSRQVYRRMDIGTDKPLPHERQGVIHRLIDLVNPDESFNAGVFRRMAAECIRDLHGQGRLPLLVGGTGLYVRVLLQGLCEAPPSDPYLRSELLRQADEQGGDAFFARLAEIDPVYASKLHPRDTSKVLRAIEVYELSGRRMSEFHGTHAFGERPYCTLIVGLDRSRSALYRRIEDRIDRQLECGFVQETQQLLAQGYRRDCAAMKGLGYRQVAAYLAGEYDYDEMVRQFKRDTRRFAKRQLTWFRQEPEVEWLMIEDHELPETTAARVTDRIDRFLAGLSHSV
- the mutL gene encoding DNA mismatch repair endonuclease MutL; its protein translation is MPAAESSASIHVLPDDVISRIAAGEVIERPAAVVKELIENSLDAGSLVITVDVKDGGMSVIRVTDDGEGIGRRDLPLAFARHATSKLRSDRDLVSVETMGFRGEALPSIASISKVRITTGTEQESAGSFMTLTGGIVDAVRDAPAVKGTMIEVADLFYNQPVRKKFLRSVPTEFSHINQVVQQAGLARPAVHLRLLHNGQEVLNYPSVASDRDRILQVYRHLFLDRTFDVRGRIPGYAVSGVAVDPVRAKSSKLPQDVFVNRRPVRNATVFHAVTEGYGAFLAKGLNPTYVLFLEIEPDCVDVNVHPAKREVRFSQPDMVHRLIRHALRHALAGPERTSIKGTQHAGVAAEVTPTASITSKPCDQRHDPNQPQTGPQDATPRTYDRMSSSDEQLEFAHEPGGAYSSTISVVPLGQMLQRYLVAHVGQELQVIDQHTAHERVLFQRLWRKWQDHDLQAQPLLIPNPVELPVAQYALLGNHLEDLASLGLIIEPFGSGSMAIMSVPVGVGKIDAVSFVQDLMDDLAQWNRTPSLEHRIQSVLASLACHSAIRAGRTMALAEIRQLVLDWIDEGLIMTCPHGRRTAFRLSTDELDKLFGRVGWS